The Andrena cerasifolii isolate SP2316 chromosome 15, iyAndCera1_principal, whole genome shotgun sequence genome includes a window with the following:
- the LOC143377046 gene encoding uncharacterized protein LOC143377046, whose amino-acid sequence MITGKERKMVKQAESGYDTMTKENKISEMYDWESCREEYLVTIALNQNKVTASKKNNLIKIYKIIMDMKIKFQGLKMVGFNRAEVTYKSRQDANAMLARSRLQPTDYITYIPNRWKFRKGVINEWEDSIEELEDQLKMGPNQGRFTLERLKRRKMKDGKVTWEEGKAILIKMQGESLPTRLLIGFGHVWLNVQPFVEAVKQCFRCLRFGHIQAMCKTPERKCFLCAKSFHGGCTENPRCINCNGNHTSTARECPAYQREATIKKIMAHKNLTYRGAEEIVRREEKLVKYGNEGRGMEEYEEDVMGTDFPALRKNIKIEYWEKLDFPVEKEIVKLRKVWEKNKDQRGYQREDPEKEEWTQYDNRRPEENIWGHSSRVLKNNKEFKRRNEIPEDTQKKPVRSPGREGEQRWKNENNYRKDRTQQYIPRKHNLDTNQKTISSQGGGSDKYNLKNEPGAPGKSGSSESKT is encoded by the coding sequence ATGATAACTGGGAAAGAAAGGAAGATGGTAAAACAAGCGGAAAGTGGTTATGATACAATGACAAAGGAAAACAAGATTAGCGAGATGTACGATTGGGAATCGTGCCGGGAGGAATACCTCGTAACAATAGCACTCAACCAAAATAAAGTAACAGCTAGTAAAAAGAACAACTTAATTAAgatatacaaaataataatggacatgaaaataaaattccagGGATTGAAGATGGTAGGCTTCAACAGGGCGGAAGTCACGTACAAAAGCAGACAAGATGCTAACGCAATGCTAGCAAGGAGTAGACTACAACCAACGGACTACATCACCTACATTCCGAATAGATGGAAGTTCAGAAAGGGAGTGATCAACGAGTGGGAGGACTCAATCGAAGAGCTTGAAGACCAGTTAAAAATGGGCCCTAATCAGGGGCGGTTCACGCTGGAAaggttaaaaagaagaaaaatgaaagatGGAAAAGTCACATGGGAAGAGGGAAAGGCAATCTTAATAAAGATGCAGGGCGAATCCCTGCCCACAAGGCTACTTATAGGATTTGGGCATGTGTGGCTCAATGTTCAACCGTTTGTAGAAGCGGTCAAGCAGTGCTTTAGATGTTTAAGATTTGGGCACATTCAGGCGATGTGCAAGACACCTGAAAGAAAATGTTTCCTATGCGCAAAGTCATTTCATGGAGGGTGCACAGAAAACCCCAGATGCATTAACTGCAATGGAAATCATACGAGTACTGCTAGGGAGTGCCCTGCATATCAGAGGGAGgccacaataaaaaaaataatggccCACAAGAATCTGACCTATAGAGGGGCTGAAGAAATAGTTAGAAGGGAAGAAAAACTTGTGAAGTATGGAAACGAAGGGAGAGGTATGGAGGAGTACGAGGAAGATGTAATGGGAACAGACTTCCCCGCTCTCaggaaaaatatcaaaattgaGTACTGGGAAAAATTAGACTTTCCGGTAGAGAAAGAGATTGTCAAGTTAAGGAAAGTTTGGGAGAAAAACAAAGATCAGAGAGGATACCAAAGGGAGGATCCAGAGAAAGAGGAATGGACTCAGTATGATAACAGAAGGCCGGAGGAGAACATATGGGGACACAGTAGCAGAGTCCTGAAGAATAACAAAGAATTTAAGAGGAGGAATGAGATCCCAGAGGACACTCAGAAGAAGCCGGTCAGAAGCCCTGGAAGAGAGGGTGAACAAAGGTGGAAGAACGAAAACAATTACAGGAAAGATAGAACACAACAGTACATACCAAGAAAACATAACCTAGATACTAATCAAAAAACTATCTCGTCACAGGGAGGAGGATCTGACaaatataacctaaaaaatGAACCAGGAGCACCCGGAAAAAGTGGGAGTAGTGAAAGCAAAACATAG